In one Bacillus sp. PK3_68 genomic region, the following are encoded:
- a CDS encoding GtrA family protein: MRKTSQEFIRFVIIGGINTFNYYAVYLMLHVLVGWMYMPSHVLAFLVSFVLSFFLNSYFTFKVKPTLAKFLKFPLSQAVNFTVSSLFMYVFIEYFQINSMITPILAVFVALPATFIVTSKILKKESVSA; encoded by the coding sequence ATGAGAAAAACAAGCCAAGAATTTATCAGATTCGTCATAATCGGGGGAATCAATACCTTTAATTACTATGCTGTCTATTTAATGCTTCACGTACTTGTTGGCTGGATGTATATGCCATCCCACGTACTGGCTTTTTTAGTCAGCTTCGTCCTTTCTTTCTTTTTAAATTCTTATTTTACATTTAAGGTGAAGCCCACATTAGCGAAATTTTTAAAGTTTCCGCTCTCACAAGCTGTTAACTTTACAGTGTCTTCTCTTTTTATGTATGTATTTATTGAATACTTCCAGATCAACAGCATGATCACTCCCATCTTGGCTGTATTCGTTGCCTTGCCCGCTACTTTTATCGTTACGAGCAAAATTTTGAAAAAAGAGAGTGTTAGTGCATGA